Proteins from a genomic interval of Chionomys nivalis chromosome 7, mChiNiv1.1, whole genome shotgun sequence:
- the LOC130877919 gene encoding immunity-related GTPase family M protein 1-like isoform X2: MAETPYAPLKSSFARSYQTGNSILHELNRTLETALKEGKLLDVARGIKQTVETLSQTSVNITVTGNSGNGMSSFINALRIIGHEEDDSAPSGVVRTTQTRAKYSSSHFPNVILWDLPGLGATAQTIDNYREEMKFNMYDLFVIIASEQFSSNHVNLAKVIQEMGKRFYIVWTKLDRDLRPHAHSETQIIQNIRENIQKELQKERVNVPPIFLVSNLDPLLYDFPMLRDTLHKDLSNIRCYGPLSTLSSTFEKIVDDRVASLRERIDEGCSEHPLSVRDDEDMRECLKAYRLKFGVDDESLERVAQSMGTVVQEYKADMKSQTLYTLRRGDWRLRLMTCAFVNGFLRILKCLLGLRCCVPCFRRMKHKRVLLLVAQDTKTILEKILKDSTSPPQI; encoded by the coding sequence ATGGCAGAGACTCCTTATGCTCCGCTGAAGTCATCCTTTGCCAGGTCGTATCAGACAGGGAACAGCATTTTGCATGAACTCAATAGGACCCTTGAAACGGCCTTGAAAGAAGGGAAACTGCTGGACGTGGCACGTGGGATCAAGCAGACCGTGGAAACATTGTCCCAAACGTCAGTGAACATCACTGTGACTGGGAACTCGGGCAATGGCATGTCTTCTTTCATCAATGCACTCCGAATCATTGGCCACGAGGAAGATGACTCAGCTCCCAGTGGGGTGGTGAGGACCACCCAGACACGGGCTAAGTACTCCTCATCCCACTTTCCCAATGTGATACTGTGGGACCTGCCTGGCTTGGGGGCCACAGCCCAAACCATAGATAACTATAGGGAAGAGATGAAATTCAACATGTATGATTTATTCGTCATCATCGCCTCTGAGCAGTTCAGCTCTAACCACGTAAATCTTGCCAAAGTCATCCAAGAGATGGGAAAGAGGTTCTATATTGTCTGGACCAAGCTGGACAGGGACCTCAGGCCACATGCCCATTCAGAGACCCAGATCATACAGAATATCCGGGAGAATATTCAGAAGGAACTCCAGAAGGAGAGAGTGAATGTACCACCCATATTCCTGGTATCCAATCTAGACCCTTTACTATATGACTTCCCAATGCTTAGGGACACACTGCATAAAGACCTCTCCAACATCAGATGCTATGGGCCCTTAAGCACTCTGTCTAGCACCTTTGAGAAGATCGTTGATGATAGAGTGGCCTCCTTGAGAGAGAGAATAGATGAGGGATGTTCGGAGCATCCTCTTAGTGTCAGGGATGATGAAGATATGAGAGAGTGTCTGAAAGCATACCGACTCAAATTTGGTGTAGACGATGAATCGCTTGAGCGGGTAGCCCAGAGTATGGGGACAGTAGTCCAAGAGTATAAGGCAGACATGAAGTCCCAAACTCTGTACACCCTCCGCAGAGGGGACTGGAGACTGAGACTGATGACTTGTGCGTTTGTGAATGGATTCTTACGCATTCTTAAATGTCTCCTGGGCTTACGCTGCTGTGTTCCCTGTTTCAGACGCATGAAACACAAACGTGTACTTCTGTTAGTTGCCCAGGACACCAAGACCATCCTGGAAAAAATCCTGAAAGACTCCACCAGCCCTCCTCAAATCTAA
- the LOC130877919 gene encoding immunity-related GTPase family M protein 1-like isoform X1 produces the protein MKPSQKPWEVEPLLPNMAETPYAPLKSSFARSYQTGNSILHELNRTLETALKEGKLLDVARGIKQTVETLSQTSVNITVTGNSGNGMSSFINALRIIGHEEDDSAPSGVVRTTQTRAKYSSSHFPNVILWDLPGLGATAQTIDNYREEMKFNMYDLFVIIASEQFSSNHVNLAKVIQEMGKRFYIVWTKLDRDLRPHAHSETQIIQNIRENIQKELQKERVNVPPIFLVSNLDPLLYDFPMLRDTLHKDLSNIRCYGPLSTLSSTFEKIVDDRVASLRERIDEGCSEHPLSVRDDEDMRECLKAYRLKFGVDDESLERVAQSMGTVVQEYKADMKSQTLYTLRRGDWRLRLMTCAFVNGFLRILKCLLGLRCCVPCFRRMKHKRVLLLVAQDTKTILEKILKDSTSPPQI, from the exons ATGAAACCATCACAAAAACCCTGGGAG GTTGAGCCACTACTCCCCAACATGGCAGAGACTCCTTATGCTCCGCTGAAGTCATCCTTTGCCAGGTCGTATCAGACAGGGAACAGCATTTTGCATGAACTCAATAGGACCCTTGAAACGGCCTTGAAAGAAGGGAAACTGCTGGACGTGGCACGTGGGATCAAGCAGACCGTGGAAACATTGTCCCAAACGTCAGTGAACATCACTGTGACTGGGAACTCGGGCAATGGCATGTCTTCTTTCATCAATGCACTCCGAATCATTGGCCACGAGGAAGATGACTCAGCTCCCAGTGGGGTGGTGAGGACCACCCAGACACGGGCTAAGTACTCCTCATCCCACTTTCCCAATGTGATACTGTGGGACCTGCCTGGCTTGGGGGCCACAGCCCAAACCATAGATAACTATAGGGAAGAGATGAAATTCAACATGTATGATTTATTCGTCATCATCGCCTCTGAGCAGTTCAGCTCTAACCACGTAAATCTTGCCAAAGTCATCCAAGAGATGGGAAAGAGGTTCTATATTGTCTGGACCAAGCTGGACAGGGACCTCAGGCCACATGCCCATTCAGAGACCCAGATCATACAGAATATCCGGGAGAATATTCAGAAGGAACTCCAGAAGGAGAGAGTGAATGTACCACCCATATTCCTGGTATCCAATCTAGACCCTTTACTATATGACTTCCCAATGCTTAGGGACACACTGCATAAAGACCTCTCCAACATCAGATGCTATGGGCCCTTAAGCACTCTGTCTAGCACCTTTGAGAAGATCGTTGATGATAGAGTGGCCTCCTTGAGAGAGAGAATAGATGAGGGATGTTCGGAGCATCCTCTTAGTGTCAGGGATGATGAAGATATGAGAGAGTGTCTGAAAGCATACCGACTCAAATTTGGTGTAGACGATGAATCGCTTGAGCGGGTAGCCCAGAGTATGGGGACAGTAGTCCAAGAGTATAAGGCAGACATGAAGTCCCAAACTCTGTACACCCTCCGCAGAGGGGACTGGAGACTGAGACTGATGACTTGTGCGTTTGTGAATGGATTCTTACGCATTCTTAAATGTCTCCTGGGCTTACGCTGCTGTGTTCCCTGTTTCAGACGCATGAAACACAAACGTGTACTTCTGTTAGTTGCCCAGGACACCAAGACCATCCTGGAAAAAATCCTGAAAGACTCCACCAGCCCTCCTCAAATCTAA
- the LOC130877494 gene encoding uncharacterized protein LOC130877494, with the protein MGQSSSSAPPQKEEPDLTSSLDTNLHNFKMETKILSQELTTLIGSYLKDGNLRGTVSAISDALSDIEKIPLNIAVMGEIGAGKSSLINALQGVGPDEEGAAASTGVICTTTERKPYPYSKVPSVTLWDLPGIGSTAFQPHDYLKKIKFEEYDFFIIVSSGRFKHNDAELAKAIVQVNRRFYFVQTHTDNDLMAQKQRSPQRFNRENTLKQIRNSISSILKEVTQQEPPVFLVSNFDVSDFDFPELEATLLRELPDHKRHIFMLALSVVTQSAIDQKRDTLKQEVWRDSVMPRAWVTIPFKGLTKNDIEKLKETLNSCRSSFGLDEASLENIAEDLHVALEELKENIKSPHLFSEEQGKSLTDKLLEYISRPYFSKTFHLQNFFIDTVANDIKILLSKEELFTERHLFLETAACKPSRPSPSTAQLLASSFENFFKNFKKENKILSEETITLIESHLENKNLPGAVSAISNALRNIDRAPLNIAVTGEAGVGKSSFINALRGVRDEEEGAAPTGVKETTMERTPYPHPKLPMVTIWDLPGIGSTSFPPQNYLTDMKFAEYDFFIIISATRFKDIDARLAKAIAKMNTKFYFVRTKIDQDLSNEQKSKPKTFNRDSILKKIRSNCSRHLQETLSSEPPVFLVSNFDVSDFDFPELETTLLSELPAHKRHVFMLSLHSVTETAIDRKRDFLKQKIWLEALKAGAWATIPFGGLVLDKIQKVEETLDLYRSYFGLDDASLENIAKDFNVSVNEIKAHLKSLRLLTRTNDMSLEEKLWKYIEYISSVTGGPLATGLYFRKTFYLKNLFIDTVSSDAKTLLNKEFLSEKLTDPPEYWEAAMEL; encoded by the exons ATGGGTCAGTCCTCCTCTTCTGCACCCCCTCAGAAGGAGGAGCCTGATTTGACCTCCAGCCTTGACACAAATCTTCACAATTTCAAGATGGAaaccaagatcctgtctcaggaatTAACCACCTTGATTGGATCATACCTAAAGGACGGGAACCTGAGGGGAACAGTTTCTGCAATCAGCGATGCTCTGAGTGACATCGAGAAAATCCCACTAAACATTGCAGTGATGGGGGAGATTGGGGCTGGAAAATCCAGTCTCATCAATGCTCTACAGGGAGTGGGGCCTGATGAAGAGGGTGCGGCTGCTTCCACCGGAGTGATATGTACCACCACTGAGAGAAAACCATACCCATACTCCAAGGTTCCCAGTGTGACACTATGGGACCTGCCGGGCATCGGGTCCACTGCCTTCCAACCACATGATTATCTGAAGAAAATCAAGTTTGAGGAGTATGACTTCTTCATTATTGTCTCTTCTGGACGCTTTAAACACAATGACGCAGAACTAGCCAAAGCCATCGTGCAAGTGAATAGGCGTTTCTATTTTGTTCAAACCCACACAGACAATGATCTAATGGCTCAAAAGCAGCGTAGTCCTCAGAGATTCAATAGAGAGAACACCTTAAAGCAGATTCGAAATTCCATCTCAAGTATACTTAAGGAAGTGACCCAGCAGGAGCCTCCAGTCTTCTTAGTCTCTAACTTTGATGTGTCTGACTTTGACTTCCCAGAGCTGGAGGCCACCCTTCTGAGGGAGCTCCCAGACCACAAGCGTCACATATTCATGCTCGCTTTGTCAGTTGTTACGCAGTCCGccatagaccagaagagggacaCACTGAAACAGGAGGTCTGGAGGGATTCCGTAATGCCAAGGGCATGGGTCACCATACCATTTAAGGGCTTGACCAAAAATGACATAGAGAAGTTAAaagagactttgaactcctgCAGATCCTCCTTTGGCCTAGATGAGGCATCCCTAGAAAACATCGCTGAGGATTTGCACGTGGCCCTGGAGGAACTCAAGGAGAACATTAAGTCTCCACATTTGTTCTCTGAAGAGCAGGGTAAATCCTTAACAGATAAACTTTTGGAGTACATTAGCCGTCCTTACTTTTCAAAGACTTTCCACTTGCAAAATTTCTTCATTGACACTGTGGCAAATGATATTAAAATTCTCCTTAGCAAAGAAGAACTTTTCACAGAGAGG CATCTTTTCTTGGAAACAGCTGCATGCAAGCCTTCCAGACCCTCCCCTTCAACGGCTCAGCTTTTGGCATCCAgctttgaaaatttttttaagaacttcaagaaggaaaacaaaatcctCTCTGAGGAAACTATCACCTTGATTGAATCCCACCTGGAGAATAAGAACCTCCCGGGAGCGGTTTCTGCAATCAGCAATGCTCTGAGAAACATCGACAGAGCCCCACTGAACATTGCAGTGACGGGAGAAGCAGGGGTAGGCAAATCCAGCTTTATCAATGCCCTGCGGGGAGTGAGGGATGAAGAAGAAGGCGCAGCTCCCACTGGGGTGAAGGAGACAACCATGGAGAGAACTCCATACCCCCACCCAAAGCTTCCCATGGTGACAATATGGGACCTGCCTGGCATTGGGTCCACATCCTTCCCTCCCCAAAACTACCTAACAGACATGAAGTTTGCTGAGTATGACTTCTTCATTATCATCTCAGCTACACGCTTCAAAGACATTGATGCACGTCTGGCCAAAGCCATCGCCAAGATGAATACAAAGTTCTACTTTGTCCGAACCAAGATAGATCAAGATCTAAGTAATGAACAGAAAAGTAAACCTAAGACTTTCAATAGAGACAGCATCTTAAAGAAAATCCGAAGCAACTGTTCAAGGCATCTCCAGGAGACTCTCTCCAGTGAGCCCCCAGTCTTCTTGGTCTCTAACTTTGATGTGTCCGACTTTgacttcccagagctggagaCCACCCTACTGAGCGAGCTCCCAGCCCACAAGCGCCATGTCTTCATGCTGTCCTTGCACAGTGTTACTGAGACTGCCATTGACCGGAAGAGGGATTTCCTGAAACAGAAGATCTGGCTGGAGGCCTTGAAGGCTGGAGCTTGGGCCACCATTCCATTTGGGGGCTTGGTCCTAGATAAGATTCAGAAGGTAGAGGAGACCTTGGACCTGTACAGGTCCTACTTTGGACTGGATGATGCCTCGCTGGAAAATATTGCCAAGGATTTTAATGTGTCTGTCAATGAAATCAAAGCACACCTTAAGTCTCTCCGTTTGCTAACAAGGACCAACGACATGTCcttagaagaaaaactatggaaatACATTGAATATATTTCCTCTGTTACTGGGGGGCCACTTGCCACAGGCCTTTACTTTAGAAAGACTTTCTATTTGAAAAATCTCTTCATTGATACCGTGTCAAGTGATGCCAAGACTCTTCTTAATAAGGAGTTTTTATCAGAGAAGCTGACTGACCCCCCAGAATACTGGGAAGCAGCGATGGAGCTATGA